One region of Miscanthus floridulus cultivar M001 chromosome 19, ASM1932011v1, whole genome shotgun sequence genomic DNA includes:
- the LOC136527181 gene encoding cyclin-dependent kinase F-4-like, with protein MPRGSQVSSPCSAGVLAFSARIWSTPPTQQVPLYPTSRCSRKFLAGGFVFTETSWSSLLSTPPEDHPASSDCLAWYTIIKEVGDGTFGSVWRATNKESGEVVAIKKMKKKYYSWEECINLREVKSLRRMNHPNIVKLKEVIRENDMLFFVFEYMECSLYQLMKSKGKPFSETEIRNWCFQIFQALSHMHQRGYFHRDLKPENLLVTKELIKIADFGLAREISSEPPYTEYVSTRWYRAPEVLLQATVYNAAVDMWAMGAIIAELFSLRPLFPGSSEPDELYKICSILGTPNQRTWPEGLQLAASIGFQFPKCESIHLSEVVPLASEDAISLISWLCSWDPRRRPTAVEVLQHPFFQPCFYVPPSLRFKSTGYASTPPSAGAKGAVDQKNIRRYSMGTVPNARPTVNYSYLSNNAPARAAGVQRKLELDHQLPDTNHKATKANVMNQSWSRPAAVRSNGNYPAKDQNPRAPDLAEKLSQLSMGPNRVSGLGSERFATDLKYRTHGNTVKRPLPVGSRAWHGPADPFRRPYEMPGDRALLPRKLVS; from the exons ATGCCGAGAGGCTCCCAG GTTTCATCACCGTGCTCTGCTGGAGTTTTAGCATTTTCAGCAAGGATATGGAGTACACCCCCTACGCAGCAAGTTCCTCTGTATCCCACATCTCGCTGCTCGAGGAAGTTCTTGGCTGGAGGTTTTGTCTTTACGGAGACTTCCTGGTCATCTCTTTTGTCAACTCCACCTGAGGATCACCCCGCGTCTAGCGACTGCCTTGCCTG GTATACGATCATCAAGGAAGTTGGTGATGGAACATTTGGGAGTGTTTGGCGTGCAACCAATAAGGAAAGTGGTGAAGTG GTTGCGATCAAGAAGAtgaagaaaaaatattattcttggGAAGAGTGCATAAACCTCCGCGAAGTGAAG TCCTTGCGAAGGATGAACCATCCAAACATTGTGAAGCTCAAAGAAGTCATAAGAGAGAATGATATGTTGTTCTTTGTTTTTGAGTACATG GAATGTAGTCTTTATCAGCTGATGAAGAGCAAAGGGAAGCCCTTCTCAGAGACTGAAATCCGAAACTGGTGCTTTCAAATATTTCAAGCTCTGAGTCACATGCATCAGCGTGGATATTTTCACCGTGACCTTAAGCCTG AAAATTTGCTTGTTACAAAGGAGCTCATCAAGATAGCGGATTTTGGGCTTGCTCGTGAAATTTCTTCTGAGCCACCATATACGGAATATGTGTCCACTCGTTG GTATCGTGCCCCTGAAGTTCTTCTACAGGCTACTGTTTACAATGCAGCAGTTG ACATGTGGGCAATGGGTGCCATTATCGCTGAGCTTTTTTCACTGCGACCACTTTTTCCTGGCTCAAG TGAACCAGATGAACTCTACAAAATCTGTAGCATTCTTGGCACTCCGAATCAGCGCACTTGGCCTGAAGGACTGCAGCTAGCAGCATCTATAGGTTTTCAGTTCCCTAAG TGTGAAAGCATACATCTTTCGGAAGTGGTTCCCTTAGCAAGCGAAGATGCAATCAGCCTTATTTCG TGGCTTTGCTCATGGGACCCACGAAGAAGGCCAACAGCAGTGGAGGTTTTGCAGCATCCCTTCTTTCAG CCATGCTTCTATGTCCCTCCTTCACTTCGCTTCAAATCCACCGGATATGCATCAACGCCACCATCAG CTGGGGCTAAAGGAGCTGTGGATCAGAAGAACATTAGGAGATACTCCATGGGGACTGTACCCAATGCGAGGCCAACAGTTAATTACTCGTACTTGAGCAATAACGCTCCAGCAAGAGCAG CTGGTGTGCAAAGGAAATTGGAGTTGGATCATCAG CTCCCAGACACTAACCATAAGGCGACAAAGGCGAACGTGATGAATCAGTCTTGGTCCAGACCAGCAGCAGTAAGGAGCAATG GGAATTACCCTGCCAAGGATCAGAACCCCCGTGCACCTGACCTTGCCGAGAAGTTGTCTCAGCTGTCAATGGGCCCCAACAGGGTGTCGGGTTTGGGTTCTGAGAGGTTTGCTACAGACCTGAAATATCGAACCCATGGGAACACTGTCAAGCGCCCCTTGCCCGTGGGATCCAGGGCATGGCATGGCCCAGCCGACCCCTTCCGGCGCCCATACGAGATGCCAGGTGATAGGGCTCTCCTTCCAAGGAAGCTCGTAAGCTGA